A genome region from Glutamicibacter arilaitensis Re117 includes the following:
- a CDS encoding bifunctional methylenetetrahydrofolate dehydrogenase/methenyltetrahydrofolate cyclohydrolase, translating to MSARILDGKATAAAIKQELAERVAKLKAAGHTTGLGTILVGNDPGSAWYVGGKHKDCAEVGIESIRVDLPEETTQDELLAKVRELNENPDCTGYIVQLPLPKHIDTDVILEAMDPAKDADGLHPMNLGRLVANVNRPMASPLPCTPLGCVELLARHDIDLNGKHVLVLGRGVTIGRPVGLLLTRRDVNATVTLAHTGTTNLPELLAQADVVIAAAGVPHIIKADAIKEGAIVLDVGVSRVDGKVTGDVDPAAAEVASWISPNPGGVGPMTRAMLLNNVVEAAERNAK from the coding sequence GTGAGCGCACGCATTCTCGACGGCAAGGCCACCGCGGCCGCCATCAAGCAGGAACTGGCCGAACGCGTTGCCAAGCTCAAGGCTGCCGGGCACACCACCGGACTGGGCACCATCCTGGTTGGCAACGACCCGGGCTCGGCCTGGTACGTCGGCGGCAAGCACAAGGACTGCGCCGAAGTGGGCATCGAGTCGATCCGCGTGGACCTGCCCGAGGAAACCACCCAGGACGAGCTGCTGGCCAAGGTGCGCGAGCTGAACGAGAACCCGGACTGCACCGGCTACATCGTGCAGCTGCCGCTGCCCAAGCACATTGATACGGACGTGATCCTCGAAGCCATGGATCCGGCTAAGGACGCCGACGGCCTGCACCCGATGAACCTGGGCCGCCTGGTCGCCAACGTCAACCGCCCGATGGCCTCCCCGCTGCCATGCACCCCGCTGGGCTGCGTGGAGCTGCTGGCCCGCCACGATATCGACCTGAACGGCAAGCACGTGCTGGTCCTGGGCCGCGGCGTGACCATCGGCCGCCCGGTCGGCCTGCTGCTGACCCGCCGCGACGTGAACGCGACCGTCACCCTGGCCCACACCGGCACCACCAATCTTCCCGAGCTGCTGGCCCAGGCCGATGTCGTCATCGCCGCCGCCGGCGTGCCGCACATCATCAAGGCCGACGCCATCAAGGAAGGCGCGATCGTGCTGGACGTGGGCGTTTCCCGCGTTGATGGCAAGGTCACCGGCGACGTTGATCCGGCTGCTGCCGAGGTCGCGTCGTGGATCTCGCCTAACCCGGGCGGCGTGGGTCCGATGACCCGCGCCATGCTGCTGAACAACGTGGTCGAGGCCGCAGAACGCAACGCCAAGTAA
- a CDS encoding MFS transporter: MTQPKAAKANQRRVAFATVIGTTVEWYDFFIYATAAGLVFSQLFFEPAGQDIALLISFASVGLSFLFRPLGAFLAGHFGDKIGRRAMLVLTLALMGAATTLIGVLPTYETAGIWAPIMLLLLRILQGISAGGEWGGAVLMAVEHASDGHRGRAGSYPQVGVPLGMLLASGTMALMTGVISPGDAFLEWGWRVPFLVSIVLIAVGYFVRRSVDESPVFEEISENKAQTAVPILVLFKKHWPLVLIAALVFAGNNAAGYMTTGGFFQAYTTNPEGPVGLERTDVLIAVAFGAAVWLVMTLVAGYLADRIGRKRTYQLGFIILAASLFPVFALVNSGSLVLLYAAFGLFSIGLGLTYGPQAALYSELFPASVRFSGVSNSYAIGAIVGGAFAPTIAQALVQATGGTTAVAVYLLIVVAISFTAVSMIRDRSGIDLSFRNQAEQEVGALVFDKRRADAVKATQDV, translated from the coding sequence ATGACACAACCCAAGGCCGCCAAGGCCAACCAGCGCCGCGTAGCTTTCGCGACGGTCATCGGAACCACCGTGGAGTGGTACGACTTCTTCATCTACGCCACCGCAGCAGGCCTGGTCTTCAGCCAGCTGTTCTTCGAGCCAGCTGGCCAGGACATCGCGCTGCTGATCTCCTTCGCCTCGGTCGGCCTGTCCTTCCTCTTCCGCCCGCTGGGCGCATTCCTGGCCGGGCACTTCGGCGACAAGATCGGCCGCCGTGCGATGCTGGTCCTGACCCTGGCGCTGATGGGTGCAGCCACCACGCTGATCGGCGTGCTGCCGACCTACGAGACCGCAGGCATCTGGGCGCCGATCATGCTGCTGCTGCTGCGCATCCTGCAGGGCATCTCCGCTGGCGGCGAATGGGGCGGCGCGGTGCTGATGGCCGTCGAGCACGCCTCCGACGGCCACCGCGGCCGCGCAGGCTCCTACCCGCAGGTGGGCGTGCCACTGGGCATGCTGCTGGCCTCGGGCACCATGGCGCTGATGACCGGGGTGATCTCCCCCGGCGATGCGTTCCTCGAATGGGGCTGGCGCGTTCCGTTCCTGGTGTCGATCGTGCTGATCGCCGTGGGCTACTTCGTGCGCCGCTCGGTGGACGAGTCCCCGGTCTTCGAGGAAATCAGCGAGAACAAGGCCCAGACCGCCGTGCCGATCCTGGTGCTGTTCAAGAAGCACTGGCCACTGGTGCTCATTGCCGCGCTGGTCTTCGCCGGCAACAACGCCGCAGGCTACATGACCACCGGCGGCTTCTTCCAGGCCTACACCACGAACCCCGAGGGGCCTGTCGGGCTGGAGCGCACCGACGTGCTCATCGCAGTGGCCTTCGGCGCCGCCGTCTGGCTGGTCATGACCCTGGTGGCCGGATACCTCGCCGACAGGATCGGGCGCAAGCGCACCTACCAGCTGGGCTTCATCATCCTTGCCGCTTCCCTTTTCCCGGTCTTCGCGCTGGTGAACTCGGGCTCGCTGGTCCTGCTGTATGCGGCCTTCGGCCTGTTCTCCATCGGGCTGGGGCTGACCTACGGCCCGCAGGCGGCACTGTACTCGGAGCTGTTCCCGGCGTCGGTACGCTTCTCCGGCGTATCGAATTCCTACGCGATCGGCGCGATCGTCGGCGGCGCGTTCGCCCCGACCATCGCCCAGGCGCTGGTGCAGGCGACCGGCGGCACCACCGCGGTAGCCGTCTACCTGCTGATCGTCGTCGCGATTTCATTCACCGCGGTGAGCATGATCCGCGACCGTTCGGGCATCGATTTGTCCTTCCGCAACCAGGCCGAGCAGGAAGTCGGCGCGCTGGTCTTCGACAAGCGCCGTGCTGATGCGGTGAAGGCGACCCAAGACGTCTAG
- a CDS encoding LysR family transcriptional regulator, protein MYSMRHLEIMAELPVHSTLGSAASELRISESALSQAITAIEKHAGETLCLRRKAHGIRLTASGQHFAAMARKILSDVGELRATFPQTEGALRGPVRFGCFASLSPHLIPATLEGFDHPEVQLDVRVGTHEDLLPALREGEIDVAFVYDLQLPADIDKQQIYQTEMQVVLHPEHRLAKLARPLELADLVDESLIIYESDPSTEHQQQLFASQGLQPRIAASVPQMILVSAMVGRGLGYGLLMRRPNNAEVSIEGRPLAFRELKAPNYPNAVVAITPRGVRIPARVQALIDHCTCAMAESW, encoded by the coding sequence ATGTATTCGATGCGCCATCTGGAAATCATGGCTGAACTGCCCGTCCACAGCACGCTCGGTTCGGCGGCCAGCGAATTGAGGATCTCGGAATCGGCCTTGTCGCAGGCAATTACCGCCATCGAGAAGCATGCCGGGGAGACCTTGTGCCTGCGCCGCAAGGCCCACGGGATCCGGCTCACCGCTTCGGGGCAGCACTTCGCCGCCATGGCCCGGAAGATCCTTTCCGATGTCGGTGAATTGCGTGCAACATTCCCGCAAACCGAAGGAGCGCTGCGCGGACCGGTGCGGTTCGGCTGCTTCGCTTCGCTCTCGCCGCACCTGATCCCGGCCACGCTGGAGGGGTTCGACCACCCCGAGGTGCAACTCGATGTGCGCGTGGGTACCCACGAGGACTTGCTGCCGGCCCTGCGCGAGGGCGAGATCGACGTTGCTTTCGTCTACGACCTGCAGCTGCCCGCCGATATCGACAAGCAGCAGATCTACCAGACCGAGATGCAGGTGGTGCTGCATCCCGAGCACCGGCTGGCCAAGCTCGCCCGGCCGCTGGAACTGGCCGACCTGGTCGACGAATCGCTGATCATCTACGAGTCCGACCCGAGTACCGAGCACCAGCAGCAGCTCTTCGCCTCCCAGGGCTTGCAGCCTAGGATCGCCGCCTCGGTCCCGCAGATGATCCTGGTCTCCGCGATGGTGGGCCGCGGCCTGGGCTACGGGCTGCTCATGCGCCGCCCGAACAATGCCGAGGTCTCCATCGAGGGCCGCCCGCTGGCCTTCCGCGAGCTCAAGGCTCCCAACTACCCGAATGCGGTTGTGGCCATCACCCCGCGCGGGGTGCGCATTCCCGCGCGCGTCCAGGCGCTGATCGACCACTGCACCTGCGCAATGGCTGAGTCCTGGTAG
- a CDS encoding VOC family protein encodes MIGTWQAMVIDCEDPDALAGFYEQLLGMVRIDNEPDWVSIGDAPDHPALAFQAVSPYVAPQWPGHVHPQQAHIDVKVKDLDLAEEQVLHLGARWTGEGSKTFRVYLDPQDHPFCLVSW; translated from the coding sequence ATGATTGGCACGTGGCAGGCCATGGTCATCGACTGCGAGGACCCCGATGCACTGGCCGGATTCTATGAACAGCTCCTCGGGATGGTGCGCATCGACAACGAGCCCGACTGGGTTTCCATTGGCGATGCACCGGACCATCCTGCGCTCGCCTTCCAGGCGGTCAGCCCGTACGTGGCCCCGCAGTGGCCCGGGCATGTCCACCCGCAGCAGGCGCACATCGATGTGAAGGTCAAGGATCTGGACCTGGCCGAAGAGCAGGTGCTGCACCTTGGTGCGCGCTGGACCGGCGAAGGGTCCAAGACCTTCAGGGTCTATCTGGATCCGCAGGACCACCCGTTCTGCCTGGTGAGCTGGTAG
- a CDS encoding response regulator translates to MKVLIVDDHATVRMGIRLVLQAAEDLEVVGEAADGRSAISMARALSPDVILMDLRMPVLDGIEATKALHGSCRVVVLTTFDDDQYLFGALQAGAHGFLLKSAEPQAIIMGVRAAGRGESVLDPQVTSRILARALAPEPGTAKLPDGLTGREREVLDGLAEGLSNPQLAQRLGIGQSTVKTHVSQVLAKLGVSTRLQAAKIAYAATSSPGRTGGPADPDRP, encoded by the coding sequence ATGAAAGTCCTGATCGTCGATGACCATGCCACCGTGCGGATGGGGATCCGGCTGGTATTGCAGGCCGCGGAGGACCTGGAAGTCGTGGGCGAAGCGGCCGACGGGCGATCGGCCATTTCCATGGCCCGTGCCCTATCCCCCGACGTCATCCTGATGGACCTGCGCATGCCGGTGCTCGATGGCATCGAGGCCACCAAGGCGCTGCATGGCAGCTGCCGCGTCGTGGTGCTCACGACCTTCGATGATGACCAGTACCTTTTTGGCGCGCTGCAGGCCGGGGCGCATGGGTTCCTGCTCAAGAGCGCCGAACCGCAGGCGATCATCATGGGCGTGCGTGCCGCCGGCCGCGGCGAATCGGTGCTGGATCCGCAGGTGACCTCGCGGATTCTGGCCCGGGCGCTGGCGCCGGAGCCCGGCACCGCGAAGCTGCCTGATGGCTTGACCGGCAGGGAACGCGAGGTGCTCGACGGGTTGGCCGAAGGGCTGAGCAACCCGCAATTGGCGCAGCGGCTGGGCATCGGGCAGAGCACCGTGAAGACGCATGTCTCCCAGGTGCTGGCCAAGCTCGGAGTCTCGACCCGGCTGCAGGCGGCGAAGATCGCCTATGCGGCTACCAGCTCACCAGGCAGAACGGGTGGTCCTGCGGATCCAGATAGACCCTGA
- a CDS encoding sensor histidine kinase — MNFIRRMGSGDKEPEVVGTYLVLTAILHLSGLANPPWFAIRGYEWIVLLLIGLAAVLVRRRFLVASSVAMLLAGAGLLAVGSIGGYFLVFECVFGLFLLGSVRTRTVALALLCLAAISLAIATWLGTRNPQEVVLALLMAGFILFTPMLWAENVRTAKELANAEAQRAQAVQSAADAREDQLVAEHDFSRVQERTALAREMHDVLSARFSSIALLSGALLPAAPQEVRAPLQSIRDESVSGLEDMAAMVRMLHAGGPALQARIEDLPELVAGFGSPVRWEYRVAHPQRFGPAVHTAAHRTVCELLVNHAKHAPGTTLELSVVQEKGLAITASNGLRQDAGRAPGAGTGLENIRTRVAALDGRFEVRTGPDFAVHVEFPGPAEAMEKP, encoded by the coding sequence ATGAACTTCATTCGGCGGATGGGCAGCGGAGACAAGGAACCCGAGGTCGTCGGCACCTATCTGGTGCTCACCGCCATCTTGCATCTTTCGGGACTGGCCAATCCCCCATGGTTCGCGATCCGCGGATACGAATGGATCGTCCTGCTGCTCATCGGCTTGGCCGCCGTGCTGGTCCGTCGCCGTTTTCTCGTAGCCAGCTCCGTGGCCATGCTGCTCGCCGGCGCCGGCCTGCTGGCCGTGGGCAGCATCGGCGGATACTTCCTGGTCTTCGAGTGCGTCTTCGGGTTGTTCCTGCTCGGTTCGGTCCGCACCCGAACGGTGGCGCTGGCGCTGCTGTGCCTGGCGGCCATCTCGCTGGCCATCGCCACCTGGCTAGGCACCCGGAATCCGCAGGAAGTGGTGCTGGCCCTGCTCATGGCCGGCTTCATCCTGTTCACCCCGATGCTCTGGGCGGAGAATGTGCGCACCGCCAAGGAGCTGGCCAATGCCGAAGCCCAGCGGGCGCAGGCCGTCCAGTCGGCGGCCGATGCCCGCGAGGACCAGCTGGTCGCCGAGCACGACTTTTCCCGCGTCCAGGAGCGCACAGCATTGGCCCGCGAGATGCATGATGTGCTCTCGGCCAGGTTCTCGTCAATCGCCCTGCTCTCCGGCGCCCTGCTTCCGGCCGCACCCCAGGAGGTGCGGGCTCCGTTGCAGAGCATCCGCGATGAGTCGGTGTCCGGCTTGGAAGACATGGCCGCGATGGTGCGGATGCTGCATGCCGGGGGCCCTGCGCTGCAGGCGCGGATCGAGGATCTGCCCGAGCTGGTGGCCGGATTCGGCAGCCCGGTGCGCTGGGAGTACCGGGTGGCGCATCCGCAGCGCTTCGGCCCGGCGGTGCATACCGCCGCGCACCGCACGGTCTGCGAGCTGCTGGTCAACCATGCCAAGCATGCGCCGGGCACTACCCTGGAACTGAGCGTGGTCCAGGAGAAGGGCCTGGCGATCACGGCGAGCAACGGGCTGCGCCAGGACGCCGGCCGCGCCCCCGGAGCGGGGACCGGGCTGGAGAATATCCGGACCCGAGTCGCCGCGCTCGATGGGCGGTTCGAGGTGCGCACCGGCCCGGACTTCGCGGTGCACGTCGAATTCCCGGGCCCAGCCGAAGCAATGGAGAAGCCATGA
- a CDS encoding GAP family protein — MTSNPELSLLILALIDSTSIGTLVIPLWLLLRGRHEAIAKVLAYLLVIAGFYWVIGVLLRSGLLLIDPGIFEHRFFRLAGMAVGALMIIWALTYRTDAQKEASARKKAIAHSGAALEGPAPSPADATGQVPRRLRSRLGTALDTRTGLIALALFAGLLELPTMLPYLAAVGVMQGAGWGTGLQLLALIGYCLVMIVPALVLVGARALAGPRIEAWLQKMGTKASAYAQETLGWVVGIGGYLLIRACLSGQDLHSLLS; from the coding sequence ATGACGAGCAATCCCGAACTATCCCTTCTCATCCTGGCGCTAATCGACTCGACCAGCATCGGCACCCTGGTCATTCCGCTGTGGCTGCTGCTTAGGGGGCGCCACGAAGCCATTGCCAAGGTCCTGGCCTACTTGCTGGTAATCGCCGGGTTCTACTGGGTCATCGGGGTGCTGCTGCGCAGCGGGTTGCTGCTCATCGATCCCGGCATCTTCGAGCACCGGTTCTTCCGGCTGGCCGGAATGGCGGTCGGGGCGCTGATGATCATCTGGGCGCTCACCTACCGCACCGATGCGCAGAAGGAAGCCAGCGCACGGAAGAAAGCCATCGCGCATAGCGGCGCGGCACTTGAAGGACCGGCACCGAGCCCGGCGGACGCAACCGGCCAGGTGCCGCGGCGCTTGCGCAGCCGTTTGGGAACTGCGCTGGATACCCGCACCGGGCTGATTGCCCTGGCCCTGTTCGCCGGCCTCTTGGAACTTCCCACGATGCTTCCCTACCTGGCCGCCGTAGGCGTCATGCAGGGCGCCGGCTGGGGCACCGGCCTGCAGCTGCTTGCGCTGATCGGCTACTGCTTGGTGATGATCGTCCCGGCGTTGGTGCTGGTTGGCGCCCGTGCGCTCGCCGGCCCGCGCATCGAAGCCTGGCTGCAGAAGATGGGTACCAAAGCCTCGGCCTACGCCCAGGAAACCCTTGGCTGGGTGGTGGGCATCGGTGGATACCTGCTGATTCGCGCATGCCTTTCCGGGCAGGATCTGCACAGCTTGCTCAGCTAG
- a CDS encoding exodeoxyribonuclease III, giving the protein MIPTSVEILNKDAGALRVASVNVNGIRAAYKRNMADWIAARDVDILCLQEVRAPDKILRDLIGEGWHILHAEAKDKGRAGVAVLSRTAPVAVREHIGEDYFAESGRWVEADFEVNGEVFTVVSAYVHSGELGTQKQEDKYRFLQRMNVRLVELKNEKDHVLVVGDLNVVHTQKDIKNWKPNHNKRAGVMDEEIAYFDGFFGPQIGYKDVARELAGDVQGPYTWWSFRGQAFDNDAGWRIDYHMATPALAAKAIKSHVDRASAYDLRFSDHAPLVVDYQF; this is encoded by the coding sequence GTGATACCTACCAGTGTGGAAATTCTCAACAAGGACGCCGGCGCACTGCGCGTCGCGTCGGTCAACGTCAACGGCATTCGCGCCGCCTACAAGCGCAACATGGCGGACTGGATCGCCGCCCGTGACGTGGACATCCTGTGCCTGCAGGAAGTACGCGCACCGGACAAGATCCTGCGCGACCTGATTGGGGAGGGCTGGCATATTCTGCATGCCGAGGCCAAGGACAAGGGCCGCGCAGGCGTCGCTGTGCTCTCTCGCACCGCGCCGGTAGCCGTGCGAGAGCACATCGGCGAGGACTACTTCGCCGAATCCGGCCGCTGGGTCGAAGCGGACTTCGAAGTCAACGGCGAGGTCTTCACCGTCGTCTCGGCCTACGTCCACTCCGGCGAGCTGGGCACCCAGAAGCAGGAGGACAAGTACCGCTTCCTGCAGCGCATGAACGTGCGCCTGGTCGAACTGAAGAATGAGAAGGACCACGTGCTGGTGGTGGGCGATTTGAACGTCGTGCACACGCAGAAGGACATCAAGAACTGGAAGCCGAACCATAACAAGCGCGCCGGCGTCATGGACGAGGAAATCGCCTACTTCGACGGATTCTTCGGCCCTCAGATCGGCTACAAGGATGTGGCTCGCGAACTGGCCGGCGACGTGCAGGGACCGTACACCTGGTGGTCCTTCCGCGGACAGGCCTTCGACAACGATGCCGGTTGGCGTATCGACTACCACATGGCCACCCCGGCACTAGCCGCCAAAGCCATCAAGTCCCACGTAGACCGTGCCTCGGCCTACGATTTGCGCTTCTCCGACCATGCACCGCTGGTCGTCGACTACCAGTTCTAA
- the trpS gene encoding tryptophan--tRNA ligase, with the protein METTRPRVLSGMQPSGDSLHLGNYLGALVNWVKTQDDHEAFFFIPDMHAITTPQDPAELRARTRKTAAQFIAGGIDLDKSTLFVQSQVPEHAQLAWVFNCITGFGEASRMTQFKDKSSKGGADAASVGLFTYPVLMAADILLYQPEGVPVGDDQRQHVELARDLAKRFNHRFGQTFTVPEAFIPKEGARIYDLQNPTSKMSKSAESPAGLINVLDEPKLIAKRIKSAVTDAGSVVAYDKAEKPGVSNLLDILAAVTGKHVPELVNEFEGKMYGHLKVAVAEAVVERLTPIRTRTLELLDDPAELDRLLLVGATKAREVASKTVADVYQKVGFLPPLGI; encoded by the coding sequence ATGGAAACAACCCGTCCCCGCGTACTTTCAGGAATGCAGCCTTCGGGAGATTCGCTGCATCTTGGCAACTATCTGGGCGCATTGGTCAACTGGGTCAAGACCCAGGATGACCACGAAGCATTCTTCTTCATCCCGGATATGCACGCGATTACCACGCCGCAGGACCCGGCCGAGCTGCGGGCCCGCACCCGCAAGACCGCCGCGCAGTTCATCGCCGGCGGCATCGACCTGGACAAGTCCACCCTGTTCGTCCAGTCGCAGGTTCCCGAGCACGCTCAGCTGGCGTGGGTCTTCAACTGCATCACCGGTTTTGGCGAAGCCAGCCGCATGACCCAGTTCAAGGACAAGTCCTCCAAGGGCGGCGCGGATGCCGCCAGCGTCGGGTTGTTCACCTACCCGGTCCTGATGGCTGCAGACATCCTGCTCTACCAGCCGGAAGGTGTTCCCGTGGGCGATGACCAGCGCCAGCACGTGGAGCTGGCCCGCGACCTGGCCAAGCGCTTCAACCACCGTTTTGGGCAGACCTTCACCGTCCCGGAGGCGTTCATCCCGAAGGAGGGCGCGCGCATCTACGACCTGCAGAACCCGACCTCCAAGATGTCCAAGTCCGCCGAGTCCCCGGCTGGCCTGATCAACGTGCTCGACGAGCCGAAGCTGATCGCCAAGCGCATCAAGTCGGCCGTGACCGATGCCGGGTCCGTCGTGGCCTACGACAAGGCTGAGAAGCCAGGGGTATCGAACCTGCTGGATATCCTGGCCGCGGTGACCGGAAAGCATGTTCCGGAGCTGGTCAACGAATTCGAGGGCAAGATGTACGGGCATTTGAAGGTGGCTGTGGCAGAAGCTGTCGTGGAGCGCCTGACCCCGATCCGTACCCGCACCTTGGAACTGCTGGATGATCCTGCCGAACTGGATCGCCTGCTGCTGGTTGGAGCGACCAAGGCGCGCGAGGTCGCGTCGAAGACCGTTGCCGATGTCTACCAGAAGGTCGGCTTCCTGCCACCGCTGGGAATCTGA
- a CDS encoding 2'-5' RNA ligase family protein codes for MAFEYTLGVVIPVPQPHRETLRAWRQEYGGEATGPIAPHITLVSGSYLNSWEKAAAQVRRVAATVEPFSIQLGPARTFRPASDVVFLPLETGADECWALHRALLGDALRHESAFAYHPHLTIAQNVPAEQLDAAQAALGGTRLSFTADRIQLFDTRGGEWNFSEEIALGT; via the coding sequence ATGGCTTTCGAGTACACCCTGGGCGTAGTGATCCCGGTGCCGCAGCCGCACCGGGAGACCCTGCGCGCGTGGCGCCAGGAATACGGGGGAGAGGCCACCGGGCCGATCGCCCCGCATATCACCTTGGTGTCCGGATCGTACCTGAATTCCTGGGAGAAGGCGGCGGCCCAGGTGCGCCGGGTGGCAGCCACTGTGGAGCCCTTCAGCATCCAGCTGGGTCCGGCTCGAACCTTCCGGCCAGCCAGTGACGTGGTTTTCCTGCCGCTTGAAACCGGCGCCGATGAATGCTGGGCGCTGCACCGGGCGCTGCTGGGCGACGCACTGAGGCACGAATCAGCTTTCGCCTACCATCCGCACCTGACCATCGCGCAGAACGTGCCCGCGGAGCAGTTGGACGCCGCGCAGGCAGCGCTGGGCGGGACGCGGCTGTCCTTCACCGCCGATCGCATCCAGCTATTCGATACCCGTGGCGGGGAGTGGAACTTCAGCGAGGAAATCGCTTTGGGGACCTAG
- a CDS encoding catalase, whose product MASNEPRSTTQAGIPAVSDRNSLTVGANGPIVLHDHHLAETLQHFNRMNVPERRPHAKGSGAFGEFETTEDISRYTKAALFQPGVKTETLMRFSTVAGELGSPDTWRDVRGFSMKFYTTEGNFDLVGNNTPVFFLRDPMKFPHFIRSQKRLPDSGLRDGTMQWDFWTQNPESAHQVTYIMGQRGLPKTWREMNGYGSHTYMWVNAAGEKFWVKYHFLNQQSDKFETMSGDQAQALAGSDAEFHRRDLFDAIKAGNFPKWDLYVQIMPYEEAKTYRYNPFDLTKVWSKKDYPRIKVGTLTLNRNPENFFAQIEQAAFSPGNMVPGMGMSPDKMLLGRNFAYADAQRYRIGTNFQQLPVNKPKCPVHSYNFEGNMTFDHTGDRCVYAPNSFEDSWSDETGPVDNSFESDGELVREAYTLREDDGDFVQPGILVREVMDDAQRAELVNTVTGALDGVIEPVLSNAIDYWKNIDADTGAKIEAIVRAK is encoded by the coding sequence ATGGCCAGCAACGAACCACGCTCAACAACCCAGGCAGGAATTCCGGCGGTCAGCGACCGCAATTCGCTCACGGTAGGTGCCAACGGCCCGATCGTGCTGCACGACCACCACCTGGCTGAAACCCTGCAGCACTTCAACCGAATGAATGTTCCCGAACGCCGCCCGCATGCCAAGGGCTCAGGAGCCTTCGGCGAATTCGAAACTACCGAAGACATCTCCCGGTACACAAAGGCAGCACTCTTCCAGCCGGGTGTGAAAACCGAAACCCTGATGCGTTTCTCCACCGTTGCCGGCGAGCTGGGCTCCCCGGATACCTGGCGCGACGTGCGTGGCTTCTCGATGAAGTTCTACACCACCGAAGGCAACTTCGACCTGGTCGGCAACAACACCCCAGTCTTCTTCCTACGCGACCCAATGAAGTTCCCGCACTTCATCCGCTCGCAAAAGCGCCTGCCAGATTCCGGGCTTCGCGATGGCACTATGCAGTGGGATTTCTGGACGCAGAATCCAGAATCGGCCCACCAGGTCACCTACATCATGGGCCAGCGTGGACTGCCAAAGACCTGGCGCGAAATGAACGGCTACGGCTCGCACACCTACATGTGGGTCAACGCTGCCGGCGAGAAGTTCTGGGTGAAATACCACTTCCTGAACCAACAGTCGGACAAATTTGAGACCATGAGCGGGGATCAGGCCCAAGCATTGGCCGGCTCCGACGCCGAATTCCACCGCCGCGACCTCTTCGATGCGATCAAGGCCGGCAACTTCCCGAAGTGGGATCTGTATGTGCAGATCATGCCGTACGAAGAAGCCAAGACCTACCGGTACAACCCCTTTGATTTGACCAAGGTTTGGTCCAAGAAGGACTACCCGCGCATCAAGGTCGGCACGCTGACGTTGAATCGTAATCCGGAGAACTTCTTCGCGCAGATTGAACAGGCAGCATTCTCCCCGGGGAATATGGTTCCCGGCATGGGGATGAGCCCGGACAAGATGCTTTTGGGCCGCAACTTTGCCTACGCTGATGCACAACGCTACCGCATCGGCACCAACTTCCAGCAGTTGCCGGTTAACAAGCCAAAATGCCCGGTACACTCCTATAATTTTGAAGGCAATATGACCTTCGACCACACCGGGGATCGTTGTGTTTACGCGCCAAACTCCTTCGAGGATTCCTGGAGTGATGAAACCGGTCCGGTGGATAACTCCTTCGAGTCCGACGGCGAGCTGGTCCGCGAGGCCTACACGCTACGCGAAGACGATGGGGACTTTGTCCAGCCTGGCATTCTAGTCCGCGAGGTCATGGACGATGCCCAGCGTGCCGAGCTGGTCAACACCGTCACCGGGGCCCTGGACGGGGTGATCGAACCGGTGCTCTCCAACGCGATCGACTACTGGAAGAACATCGATGCGGACACCGGGGCGAAGATCGAAGCTATCGTGCGCGCTAAGTAA